The DNA window TTTAAATTGACCACAGAATTGTATTACAAAAAAATGAATGATTTAATTCCGTATTATATTGATAATGTTAGGATTAGATATTCAGGAAAAAATAATTCCGAAGGTTATGCTTATGGAGTTGATACCAGATTGTTCGGTGAATTTGTTCCCGGTGTAGATTCTTGGATTTCTGTAAGTTATGCCAGAGCAAAAGAAAATATTGATGGAAGAGGCTATATTGCAAGACCAACTGACCAAAGATTTAGATTTTCGATGTTTTATCAGGATTACATGCCGAAATTTCCAAGCATGAAAGTTAATCTTACTTTATTATTTGCAAGCGGTTTACCAAATGGAGCTTCATTATTTGCAGACCCTTATGAATACACCAAAACTTTACCTTCTTATAAACGAGTAGACATTGGTTTAGAAAAAGTTTTTATCGACCAAAAAGACAATAAAGCAACGGGTGATTTCTGGAGAAAATGCAAAGAATTATCATTAGGTGTACAAATTTTTAATGCTTTCAATATTAATAATACTATTGCTAATCAATGGATTACTGATGTTAATTCAAGTTATATTTATCCAGTTCCTGTAAGATTAACGGGTAGGTTTTTTAATGTGAAATTAAATTTCAAATTTTAATTCATTTTCTTCAAGATGAACTTTATTTAAAGAAGAAAATCAAAAAAACTGCAGAATTTTTTAAAAATATTGTTACTTTTGAAACTGTAAAAATTAATAAATGAGAAGAATAGTTAAAGTTTTAAGTCTTTTGTCTTTTATTTTCTTGGGAACTCAAGTTGCCAAAGCACAATTGTATGATGTGGCAATTGGTGGACAAGTAGATACAGGTGTAGGAGAGTCTTTAGTAGGAGTTTCTATAAAATATCAACCTTTTCAGTTTGTAGCCATAGAATTTTCTGGAAATTATGGAGGTGGATTTACAGCTTTACAAGTTATTCCTCAGTTTGTTTATACTATAAGCGAACAAACAGACGGACTTGCAATTTATGTAGGAGCTGGTCCATCATATATTACAGGTGGTCATCCTGCGAAAGTTAAAGCCTTTAATATTGTAGGAGTTGCAGGAGCAGAATTTGAATTGGTAGATTATCCTATTAGTTTCTTTGCAGATTGGAGACCAAGATTTTACCAAGAAGACCCAGGCTTTTATAATACTATGCAAATAGAAAAAGGTTTCGAACCAGGAAGATTTAGTTTCGGTTTAAGATATACTTTCTAACAATTTTATAAAAAATAAAAGTCTTGAAATTTTTCAAGACTTTTTTATTTTTAGTTGGACTGAGCTTTAATTCTTTTCTCAGAAAGATTTCTAAATCTTATCACCAAAAGCACCGCAGAAATGGTAAGTCCAATTCCCAGAGCTATCCACATTCCGAAAGCGCCCATCTTCATAGGAACCGTAAGATAATAACCTAATGGAATGGTGATGACCCAATAAGCGATAAAGGTAAGAATTGAAGGGATTTTCACGTCTTGTATTCCTCTAAGACAACCAAGTGCAGTCACCTGAATTCCGTCTGATAATTGAAATAATGCAGCAATAATCATCAATTGAGACGCCAATTCTACTACAGCAATGTCTTCTTTTTTAGTGAAAAATGTTGGTAAAACATCTTTTCCAAGAATAAAAACCAATCCGCACATTAACATAAAGATAAAAGCGATTTTTAAGTTGTTAAAACCGACTTTTTCTAGATTTATAAAGTCTTTTTCGCCTAATTTTCTTCCAATCATTACCGTAGAAGCTACACTGAATCCTACACAAAGATTAAATGTGAAACTCGCCATAGATAGCGCAATTTGATGTGCAGCAATGTCTTTGGCAGAAATCAATCCGCAGATAAAAGCGGCACCAGCAAAAGCCGTTACTTCAAAAAACAATTGCAATGCAGTAGGAAAGCCTAATCTGATTAGTTTTTCGAACATTTCTTTGGTGAAATCCTTTATTTTCAGAGAAAAATCTTTGATGTATCTTCTCGTTTTTTCTTCTTTAATCAAAACATAATACAAGAAAACCATCATGGCAACTCTTGCAATAAAAGTAGCCCAAGCTGAACCAGCAACTCCCATTTTAAAATGTTCTATAAAAACATAATTGAGGATAACATTAATAACATTCGCGAAAATCGTGGCTTTGGTTACTCCAATTGTAAAAGAAAGTCCTTCTGAAACTTCTCTCATCGTTTGAAAAATCATAAATGGAATGATACTTAAGGTTACGATGGAAAGAAAGGTAATGGTATCGGGTAAAATTTCTTTTGGCTGATTCAAATAAGGCATAAGTGGAATGATTCCAAAAATCAAAAGCATTAAAACAAAAGCCAAAATGATATTTACCACAAATCCATGTCGGAAAATGCTGTTAATTCTGTTGTGATCATGTTGAGAATGTGCTTCGGAAACTAATGGTGGAATCGCCAATGAAAAACCTAATCCAAAGATAAAAATAGAGAAAAACATAGCGTTTCCAAGAGAAACTGCTGCCAATGCTTTTGCGCCAAGAAGTTTCCCTACAATAATATTATCAAACAAGTTTACAGAAACTTGCCCTACTTGTGTAAGCATTACTGGGAGCGCAAGTTTTAAGGTTTCTTGCGTAAATTGTTTATTGAGAAATTTCATTTGTTAATTTTAATGGTTAAGACTTTCTTTTGGCCAATTCTTTTTGTTCTGCTTTTTGAATTTTTTTGTAAACATAAATGCTCATCAAAACACTAAATTCATACAAAACTAAAAGCGGAAATGCTGCAGCCAACATACTGAAAACATCTGCAGGAGTTACAATTGCGGCAACTACCATAATAACTACAATCGCGTGTCTTCTGTACGTTTTTAAAAATACAGGCGTCAAAATTCCTATCGTTGTCAAAAAATAAACGACTACTGGAAATAAGAAAACCAATCCCATTCCTAAAACCACTTGCAGGAATAGAGTAGTGTAATCTGACAAGTCAAATAATTGCGTGATAGAATCTGAAATGGTAAACAACATTCCAAAATTGATTGCTAATGGAAGGATAAGATAATAACCAACTAAAGCTCCTATTAGAAATAAAATCCACACAAAATTAATCACAAAAGAAGAATTTTTTCTTTCTTTAGGATGAAGTGCTGGACTGATGAATCTCCACAATTCCCAAATAATATAAGGAAGTGCCAAAACCATTCCTCCGAAAATAGAAACAGACATCATTACATCAAATTGTTGCAATAATTTTTTCTGTTGAACTTGAAATGTATCTGGCAAAACGAAACTTTCGTGGCCAAAAAATTCCTGAGAATAATGATTGATCACTCTAAAAGTAATAAAATCATTTTTGGTAGGTGCAAAAAACACATGATCCATTATCCAATTGATATTGAAACCTACAATTAGAGCTCCAATAATAATTGCGATAATACAACGAATAAGATGCGCTCTTAGTTCACCAACGTGCCCTAAAAAGGACATTTCTTTTTCTTCTGCCATATATTTAAGTTCCGAATTTTCGGATTTTATTTTTTATTATTTAAACTTACAGTCTAATTCTTTCTTATAAGAAATGTTTTTTTTCTTGATTCTTGGCTCTTGATTATTGTTTCTTCTAATTAATCCCTTCATCTAACAATCTATGTAAATCGATAATTCCGAAATAATTTCCATTATCAGTTACAATCAATTGACCGATATTGTTTTGTTTCAAAACAGTCATCGCTTCTTTTGCAAGTGCATTTTTGTCAACCGTTTTTGGGTTTGCAGACATTAAATCTTTTGCTAAAATTCCGGTAAGATTTTCAGTTTTTAGAAGCATTCTTCTTAAATCTCCATCGGTAATTACACCAACTATTTTTTCTTGGTCTGTTACCACCGTTATTCCATGCTTAGAACTTGAAATTGAAAAAATTACATCTTTTATACTAGAATTTACTTCAACTAAAGGTCTCTGTTCAGAAACGAATTGTTCTACTCTTGCCGTTAAGTTTTTTCCTAAACTTCCACCTGGGTGAAACTTTGCAAAATCTTGGTCTTTGAAATTATTCAGTTCCATTAAACAAACTGCTAAAGCATCACCAATTGCCATTTGAACCGTAGTAGAACTTGTGGGCGCTAATTTATTAGGGCAAGCTTCCACTTTTACCGAAGAATCTAAAACCACATCAGAAGCTTCTGCCAATTTAGATTTTAAATTTCCTGTCATCCCGATGAATGCCGAAGAATAATCTTTTAAAAATGGCAATAAATACACTACTTCTGGCGAATTTCCAGAGTTAGAGATGCAAAGCACCACATCATTTTTCTGAATTACGCCTAAATCTCCGTGAATTGCTTCTGCAGCGTGTAAAAACTGAGAAGGAGTTCCTGTAGAATTTAAAGTTGCTACAATTTTATTTCCTACGTGTGCAGATTTACCGATGCCTACTACAATCAGTTTTCCTGTAGAATTATTGATGATGTTTACCGCTTTTTCGAACTGTTCATCAATTCTATTTTTAAGCGATTCTAGCTCAGTAACTTCTACTGCAATAGCGTTTTTGGCGAGGCTAATAATGTCTATTTTTTCCAAAATACAATTTCTTAGATTTATTTATTTTTAAGAAGACAAAAATTAAGATTTTTTAAATTTTTAAAAATTTTCAAATCTCATTAAAAAGTTTTATCTTTGGTAAGATGCAAATTTAGTAAAACTTACTTGAACAGATGAAGACTAAACATGAAGATTTAACAAGTGCACTAAAAAAATATTTCGGATTTTCTACTTTTAAAGGAAGACAAGAAGAAATTATTTCCACCTTATTGAGTGGTAATGATGTTTTCGTATTAATGCCAACTGGCGGTGGTAAATCGTTGTGTTATCAACTTCCTGCACTTCTTTCAGAAGGAACTGCTATTGTAGTTTCTCCGCTGATTGCTTTAATGAAAAACCAAGTAGATGCCATTAATGGTATCTCTGCCGAGGAAGGAGTAGGTCATGTCCTGAATTCTTCTCTCAATAAAACCCAAACAAAACAAGTTTTTGATGACATCAAAAGCGGCAAAACCAAGTTGCTCTATGTAGCTCCAGAAAGTTTAGTAAAAGAAGAGTACCTTAATTTTTTAAAAGAAATAAAAATTTCTTTCGTGGCGATAGACGAAGCGCACTGTATTTCGGAATGGGGACATGATTTCCGACCAGAATACAGAAATCTCAAATTAATTATTGATAAAATTGCAAAAGTTCCTGTAATTGCATTGACTGCAACTGCTACACCAAAAGTTCAGGATGATATTCAGAAAACTCTAGGAATGAACAATGCATTGGTTTTTAAAGATAGTTTTAATAGACCTAATCTTTACTACGAAATTCGTCCTAAAGTAAATGTAGACAGAGAAATCGTAAAATTTATCAATCAACACAAAGGCAAATCAGGAATTGTTTATTGTCTCAGCCGAAGAAAAGTAGAGGAATTCTCTCAGTTATTGCAGGTAAATGGAATCAATGCATTGCCATATCACGCTGGTCTTGACCAAAAAACCAGAGTAGCTAATCAAGATAAATTCTTGATGGAAGAAGCAGATGTAATTGTTGCTACCATTGCTTTCGGAATGGGAATTGACAAGCCAGATGTAAGATTTGTCATTCATTATGATATTCCAAAATCGCTAGAAAGTTATTATCAAGAAACAGGTAGAGCTGGTAGAGATGGAGGAGAAGGTCATTGCCTTGCTTTTTATGATCCAAAAGACATTGAAAAATTAGAAAAATTCTTAGCTCAAAAACCAGTTTCTGAACGTGAAATCGGACTTCAACTTTTGAATGAAGTAGTAGGTTATGCCGAAACTTCTATGAGCAGAAGACAATATTTACTCTATTATTTCGGAGAAGAATTTGACCCAATCAATGGTGATGGTGCTAAAATGGATGATAATTCTGTAAACCCACCAAAACTGAAAGATGCTTCTAAAGATTTGAAAAAAGTCTTGGAAATCGTAAAAGATTTGGAAGAAAAATTCAGAACTAAAGATTTAATTTCGATTATTTCGGGAAAAGAATCTGCCACTACCAAAGCTTACAAATTAGAGAATTCTAAACATTTCGGGATTGGGAAATCTGAAAATGACAATTATTGGAAATCCATCATCAGACAAGCTACTGTACAAGGTTATTTGACTAAAGATATAGAAACTTACGGCGTTCTGAAACTTTCTGAGAAAGCTAAAAATTTCCTTTCTGGAAAAGAAACTCCAGAATTTATGATTGCCGAAGATAGAGAATATGATTTGGCAGCGATAGCAGATGCAGAGCAAGTTCAAGTACAAGCTGGAGGTGGTCTTGACCAAAATCTTTTCGCTCAGTTAAAAGAATTGAGAAAAAAAGTAGCCAAAAAACATGGCATTCCTCCTTATACGGTTTTTA is part of the Cloacibacterium normanense genome and encodes:
- a CDS encoding MATE family efflux transporter, which encodes MKFLNKQFTQETLKLALPVMLTQVGQVSVNLFDNIIVGKLLGAKALAAVSLGNAMFFSIFIFGLGFSLAIPPLVSEAHSQHDHNRINSIFRHGFVVNIILAFVLMLLIFGIIPLMPYLNQPKEILPDTITFLSIVTLSIIPFMIFQTMREVSEGLSFTIGVTKATIFANVINVILNYVFIEHFKMGVAGSAWATFIARVAMMVFLYYVLIKEEKTRRYIKDFSLKIKDFTKEMFEKLIRLGFPTALQLFFEVTAFAGAAFICGLISAKDIAAHQIALSMASFTFNLCVGFSVASTVMIGRKLGEKDFINLEKVGFNNLKIAFIFMLMCGLVFILGKDVLPTFFTKKEDIAVVELASQLMIIAALFQLSDGIQVTALGCLRGIQDVKIPSILTFIAYWVITIPLGYYLTVPMKMGAFGMWIALGIGLTISAVLLVIRFRNLSEKRIKAQSN
- the tatC gene encoding twin-arginine translocase subunit TatC translates to MAEEKEMSFLGHVGELRAHLIRCIIAIIIGALIVGFNINWIMDHVFFAPTKNDFITFRVINHYSQEFFGHESFVLPDTFQVQQKKLLQQFDVMMSVSIFGGMVLALPYIIWELWRFISPALHPKERKNSSFVINFVWILFLIGALVGYYLILPLAINFGMLFTISDSITQLFDLSDYTTLFLQVVLGMGLVFLFPVVVYFLTTIGILTPVFLKTYRRHAIVVIMVVAAIVTPADVFSMLAAAFPLLVLYEFSVLMSIYVYKKIQKAEQKELAKRKS
- the recQ gene encoding DNA helicase RecQ, producing MKTKHEDLTSALKKYFGFSTFKGRQEEIISTLLSGNDVFVLMPTGGGKSLCYQLPALLSEGTAIVVSPLIALMKNQVDAINGISAEEGVGHVLNSSLNKTQTKQVFDDIKSGKTKLLYVAPESLVKEEYLNFLKEIKISFVAIDEAHCISEWGHDFRPEYRNLKLIIDKIAKVPVIALTATATPKVQDDIQKTLGMNNALVFKDSFNRPNLYYEIRPKVNVDREIVKFINQHKGKSGIVYCLSRRKVEEFSQLLQVNGINALPYHAGLDQKTRVANQDKFLMEEADVIVATIAFGMGIDKPDVRFVIHYDIPKSLESYYQETGRAGRDGGEGHCLAFYDPKDIEKLEKFLAQKPVSEREIGLQLLNEVVGYAETSMSRRQYLLYYFGEEFDPINGDGAKMDDNSVNPPKLKDASKDLKKVLEIVKDLEEKFRTKDLISIISGKESATTKAYKLENSKHFGIGKSENDNYWKSIIRQATVQGYLTKDIETYGVLKLSEKAKNFLSGKETPEFMIAEDREYDLAAIADAEQVQVQAGGGLDQNLFAQLKELRKKVAKKHGIPPYTVFMDPSLEDMTVQYPITVDEIAKVYGVGEGKAKKYGKEFAEFIAKYVEDNNIERTQDMVLKTVANKSSHKVFIIQNTDKKIDLEDIAKAKHLSMDDLLSEMESIVYQGTKLNIDYYIEENFDEDIVDDFMDFMKESESDSMKVILSEFGDDLSDEEVRMLRIKFISDVAN
- a CDS encoding KpsF/GutQ family sugar-phosphate isomerase, producing the protein MEKIDIISLAKNAIAVEVTELESLKNRIDEQFEKAVNIINNSTGKLIVVGIGKSAHVGNKIVATLNSTGTPSQFLHAAEAIHGDLGVIQKNDVVLCISNSGNSPEVVYLLPFLKDYSSAFIGMTGNLKSKLAEASDVVLDSSVKVEACPNKLAPTSSTTVQMAIGDALAVCLMELNNFKDQDFAKFHPGGSLGKNLTARVEQFVSEQRPLVEVNSSIKDVIFSISSSKHGITVVTDQEKIVGVITDGDLRRMLLKTENLTGILAKDLMSANPKTVDKNALAKEAMTVLKQNNIGQLIVTDNGNYFGIIDLHRLLDEGIN